One window from the genome of Cryptomeria japonica chromosome 6, Sugi_1.0, whole genome shotgun sequence encodes:
- the LOC131064945 gene encoding 2-oxoglutarate-dependent dioxygenase AOP3-like isoform X2 encodes MVFPEAELPVIDISVLQSELKEGDPDLQRLCNQVKEAAQQWGAFRVVNHGVEKELLNTVDSVSRGLFSLPPQVKERAVCLPFDGYSKGVGLSSGEAICFPAVLASDSIQQYAQKLWPQGNPEFCDSLRTYSSKLADLTNSLIKLILEDLGVMTILYNDQVVGLEMRSKQGEWFTVKPLAGSFTVIIASALKIWSNDRCWSVEHRVAYEGKEPRLSIGFFWNFLKEKEVRVPEELIDEHYPHRYKPFLFKDYRNARVQEAPLDIFI; translated from the exons ATGGTTTTTCCAGAGGCTGAGCTCCCTGTAATAGATATTTCTGTTCTTCAATCAGAGTTAAAAGAAGGTGATCCTGATCTTCAGAGGCTGTGCAATCAAGTAAAAGAAGCTGCCCAACAGTGGGGAGCTTTTCGTGTGGTGAATCATGGAGTCGAAAAGGAGCTTCTAAACACAGTGGATTCAGTTTCTCGAGGTCTTTTCAGTCTTCCACCCCAAGTAAAAGAAAGAGCCGTTTGTCTTCCATTTGATGGGTATTCGAAGGGCGTTGGTCTTTCATCTGGCGAGGCCATATGTTTCCCAGCAGTACTGGCTTCTGATTCGATTCAGCAATATGCACAAAAGCTATGGCCCCAAGGAAATCCTGAATTTTG TGATAGCCTAAGAACATACAGTTCCAAGTTAGCTGATCTAACAAATTCCCTAATAAAACTTATCCTTGAAG ATTTGGGTGTGATGACAATTCTATATAATGACCAAGTGGTTGGTCTTGAAATGCGCTCTAAACAAGGTGAATGGTTCACTGTAAAACCTCTTGCTGGATCATTCACTGTCATCATAGCCAGCGCTCTAAAG ATATGGAGCAATGATAGATGTTGGAGTGTGGAGCATCGTGTAGCATATGAGGGGAAGGAGCCTCGTCTTTCTATCGGTTTCTTCtggaattttttgaaggaaaaagagGTGCGTGTACCAGAGGAGCTCATAGATGAACACTATCCACATCGTTATAAACCCTTTCTTTTCAAAGACTATAGAAATGCTCGAGTCCAAGAAGCTCCTCTTGACATTTTTATTTAG
- the LOC131064945 gene encoding 2-oxoglutarate-dependent dioxygenase AOP3-like isoform X1 — MVFPEAELPVIDISVLQSELKEGDPDLQRLCNQVKEAAQQWGAFRVVNHGVEKELLNTVDSVSRGLFSLPPQVKERAVCLPFDGYSKGVGLSSGEAICFPAVLASDSIQQYAQKLWPQGNPEFCDSLRTYSSKLADLTNSLIKLILEGLQLSKHFEIDFAECEALLRLNYFSLREKSSNTNDILLKEHTDLGVMTILYNDQVVGLEMRSKQGEWFTVKPLAGSFTVIIASALKIWSNDRCWSVEHRVAYEGKEPRLSIGFFWNFLKEKEVRVPEELIDEHYPHRYKPFLFKDYRNARVQEAPLDIFI; from the exons ATGGTTTTTCCAGAGGCTGAGCTCCCTGTAATAGATATTTCTGTTCTTCAATCAGAGTTAAAAGAAGGTGATCCTGATCTTCAGAGGCTGTGCAATCAAGTAAAAGAAGCTGCCCAACAGTGGGGAGCTTTTCGTGTGGTGAATCATGGAGTCGAAAAGGAGCTTCTAAACACAGTGGATTCAGTTTCTCGAGGTCTTTTCAGTCTTCCACCCCAAGTAAAAGAAAGAGCCGTTTGTCTTCCATTTGATGGGTATTCGAAGGGCGTTGGTCTTTCATCTGGCGAGGCCATATGTTTCCCAGCAGTACTGGCTTCTGATTCGATTCAGCAATATGCACAAAAGCTATGGCCCCAAGGAAATCCTGAATTTTG TGATAGCCTAAGAACATACAGTTCCAAGTTAGCTGATCTAACAAATTCCCTAATAAAACTTATCCTTGAAGGTTTGCAACTCAGCAAacattttgagattgattttgcaGAATGTGAAGCTTTGCTTCGTCTCAATTATTTCTCTCTGCGTGAAAAATCAAGCAACACTAATGATATTCTTCTCAAGGAGCACACAGATTTGGGTGTGATGACAATTCTATATAATGACCAAGTGGTTGGTCTTGAAATGCGCTCTAAACAAGGTGAATGGTTCACTGTAAAACCTCTTGCTGGATCATTCACTGTCATCATAGCCAGCGCTCTAAAG ATATGGAGCAATGATAGATGTTGGAGTGTGGAGCATCGTGTAGCATATGAGGGGAAGGAGCCTCGTCTTTCTATCGGTTTCTTCtggaattttttgaaggaaaaagagGTGCGTGTACCAGAGGAGCTCATAGATGAACACTATCCACATCGTTATAAACCCTTTCTTTTCAAAGACTATAGAAATGCTCGAGTCCAAGAAGCTCCTCTTGACATTTTTATTTAG